A part of Botrytis cinerea B05.10 chromosome 2, complete sequence genomic DNA contains:
- the Bcgst7 gene encoding Bcgst7, protein MASVNKPGLPTFHHLNNSQSQRILWFLEELGIEYNLVCHTRVEGRAPPELKNVHFMGKAPVLVTSDNVPIAESSAILGYLIDTYDKDGRFVAQDKIRDESLSSFAGSTIGTISMIELIFDIVAQKSPWPVSILLGGVKSNVHKSFTGPEYATQFQYLEKELTDVWFNGKNLGRSDVMLSWPMDFLAAKKYVDFEKYPKILQWRKGIQERDAWKRAMEKGNGYELAEI, encoded by the exons ATGGCGTCTGTAAACAAACCTGGACTTCCAACCTTCCACCACCTCAAT AACTCCCAATCCCAACGAATCCTCTggtttcttgaagaattagGAATCGAATATAACCTCGTATGCCATACACGCGTTGAAGGTCGTGCACCGCCCGAGCTCAAGAATGTTCATTTCATGGGAAAGGCTCCGGTTCTTGTCACATCCGACAATGTGCCCATCGCAGAGAGCAGTGCAATCCTCGGATACCTGATCGACACGTACGATAAAGATGGTAGATTTGTGGCTCAGGATAAGATTCGCGATGAGAGTTTGTCGTCCTTCGCTGGGTCGACTATTGGTACTATCTCAATGAtcgaattgatatttgatattgtcgCACAGAAATCTCCGTGGCCAGTATCAATATTACTCGGTGGCGTTAAATCGAACGTACATAAGAGTTTCACCGGGCCGGAATATGCaactcaatttcaatatctggaGAAGGAACTGACAGATGTCTGGTTCAATGGCAAGAATTTGGGAAGGTCTGATGTGATGCTGAGTTGGCCTATGGATTTCTTGGCTGCAAAGAAATATGTGGACTTCGAGAAGTACCCCAAGATTCTCCAGTGGAGGAAGGGGATACAAGAGAGAGATGCTTGGAAGAGAGCGATGGAAAAGGGTAATGGGTATGAATTAGCGGAGATATAA